One Babylonia areolata isolate BAREFJ2019XMU chromosome 20, ASM4173473v1, whole genome shotgun sequence DNA segment encodes these proteins:
- the LOC143294649 gene encoding galactose-3-O-sulfotransferase 2-like, producing the protein MGRFAFLQTHKTGSQTLTAILNRYALAHNLSVAVRKKLYGHEARLRNGWIPDLRPLPPGVPHYDMITDHVRFDERCVRHFLPNDTVFVSLLREPLDQFVSSFYFYRDVWRRPKLLRIPGPDPVSTYLSNITHWDTNYGSLTNSQTPYDFGLEFQSLQDPDYLKTSITYLSRVFHLVLLTEAYDESLVLLKRTLSWKLQDMLYVKINVGKTRPPHSFTPHQRNEFEKHRKAEFALYRHFRSVFYDKVRAEDNTFPEEVRVFKAMRGKVESFCKEGIATSLKRQELRVEGTRFSERFRVSLEDCRLLLRESSSVKDIWFEKLMLNRLQDWSETWQWEEDRRSGYGVLFES; encoded by the exons ATGGGTCGCTTCGCTTTTCTCCAGACCCACAAAACGGGATCCCAAACGCTGACCGCTATCCTCAATCGCTACGCGCTGGCCCATAACCTGTCTGTGGCCGTGCGGAAGAAGCTGTACGGCCACGAGGCCCGACTGAGGAACGGGTGGATCCCAGACCTACGTCCGCTGCCCCCCGGGGTGCCCCACTACGACATGATCACGGACCACGTGCGCTTTGACGAGAGATGCGTCAGGCACTTCCTACCCAATGACACCGTCTTCGTCAGCCTGTTGAGGGAACCGTTGGATCAGTTCGTGTCTAGCTTCTATTTCTACAGAGACGTTTGGCGACGTCCCAAATTGCTGAGGATCCCTG GGCCCGATCCTGTGTCGACATACCTGTCCAACATAACGCACTGGGACACTAATTACGGCTCTCTGACCAACAGCCAAACACCCTATGATTTCGGCCTGGAATTCCAGTCCCTGCAGGACCCGGACTACCTGAAGACCTCCATCACGTACCTGTCCAGGGTATTCCACCTGGTCCTGCTGACGGAAGCCTATGACGAGTCCCTCGTCCTCCTCAAGAGGACCCTGTCCTGGAAGCTCCAAGACATGCTGTACGTGAAAATAAACGTGGGCAAGACCCGTCCCCCTCACAGCTTCACGCCACACCAGAGGAACGAATTCGAGAAGCACCGGAAAGCGGAGTTCGCCCTGTACAGACACTTCCGGTCTGTGTTTTACGACAAGGTCCGGGCAGAGGACAATACGTTCCCTGAGGAGGTGAGGGTTTTCAAAGCCATGCGGGGCAAGGTGGAGTCCTTCTGCAAGGAGGGCATCGCCACGTCCCTCAAGAGGCAGGAGCTGAGGGTGGAAGGCACCCGGTTCAGCGAGAGGTTCCGCGTGTCGCTGGAGGACTGTCGGCTGTTGCTGAGGGAGTCGTCATCAGTGAAGGACATCTGGTTTGAAAAGCTGATGCTGAACAGACTGCAGGACTGGAGCGAGACTTGGCAGTGGGAGGAAGACAGGAGATCTGGGTATGGGGTGCTGTTTGAGAGCTAG